In a single window of the Acidobacteriota bacterium genome:
- a CDS encoding riboflavin synthase — protein sequence MFTGIIEELGTVRSLTEIPGGLRIEIAADTVTQDTQAGDSIAVNGVCLTALDPSNAGFAADVSPETLERTTLGRLSAGSRVNLERALLPTTRLSGHIVQGHVDGRGEFAGAVAKGGFYTVTIRFPDELSRYFVEKGSVSVEGISLTIASLRDSKFDIAIIPKTWEITNLHTVQPGDAVNLEVDVIAKYVERMMQGR from the coding sequence GTGTTCACGGGCATCATTGAGGAACTCGGCACGGTTCGCAGCCTGACGGAAATTCCGGGCGGGCTGCGGATCGAGATCGCGGCGGATACGGTCACGCAGGACACGCAGGCCGGCGATTCGATAGCGGTGAACGGTGTCTGCCTGACAGCTCTGGATCCGAGCAATGCGGGATTTGCGGCAGACGTTTCGCCGGAAACGCTTGAAAGAACTACATTGGGAAGACTTTCTGCGGGCTCACGGGTCAATCTGGAACGAGCACTCCTGCCGACGACGCGGCTGAGCGGACACATCGTTCAGGGACACGTTGACGGACGCGGCGAGTTTGCCGGTGCGGTCGCGAAAGGTGGTTTTTACACCGTCACGATACGCTTTCCCGACGAACTGTCACGGTATTTTGTTGAGAAGGGTTCCGTGTCAGTCGAAGGGATCAGCCTTACGATAGCGTCGCTGCGGGACAGCAAATTCGACATTGCGATCATTCCGAAAACTTGGGAAATAACGAACCTGCACACGGTGCAGCCCGGCGACGCCGTTAATCTCGAAGTTGACGTTATCGCAAAATACGTCGAACGAATGATGCAGGGACGCTAG
- a CDS encoding TM2 domain-containing protein yields the protein MQPTGGGGGAQIPGAEKKLAAGLCGILVGGLGVHKFILGYQQEGFIYLGMLGVGLILTFISCGILGFVLIIPGVMGLIEGIIYLTKSDEDFVNTYIINKKPWF from the coding sequence ATGCAGCCCACGGGCGGAGGCGGAGGTGCGCAGATCCCGGGTGCTGAGAAAAAGCTCGCCGCCGGGTTGTGCGGCATCCTTGTCGGCGGTTTGGGAGTGCACAAATTCATCCTCGGGTATCAGCAGGAAGGCTTTATCTATCTCGGTATGCTCGGCGTCGGCCTGATCCTGACCTTCATTTCGTGCGGCATACTCGGTTTCGTGCTGATCATACCGGGCGTCATGGGCCTGATCGAAGGCATTATTTACCTTACGAAATCTGACGAGGATTTTGTAAACACCTACATCATCAACAAAAAGCCCTGGTTCTAA